Proteins encoded by one window of Deinococcus seoulensis:
- a CDS encoding cysteine protease StiP domain-containing protein codes for MTVSAPLFHTLPPEDVRVHLNAAAPRLVSIDEKEALIRSGVSYGELLTPERAPSAAQTAAYHGALRRNGPRVGQLLAALTAGTLREYPQPVLVSLARAGTPVGCAMRRLARRWGRDLPHHTLSIIRGEGIDRAALAEVQAAHPNAQLIFVDGWTGKGSIHDTLSASLPASVPARLAVLSDPAGVALHAATHDDLLLPHAALNATVCGLLSRTFVTGPGQRHAARREDDLTAHDLTGHYLQALHDLSLPFGPDTPLVSGPRPADPQGAALAAAARLGVHDPHRVKPGVGEATRVFLRRRPAHLLVRDADHPDTQHLRELALASGVPVTTHPDLPYLAVATIAGGAP; via the coding sequence ATGACCGTCTCTGCCCCGCTGTTCCACACCCTGCCCCCCGAGGACGTGCGCGTGCACCTGAACGCCGCCGCGCCCCGGCTGGTCAGCATCGACGAGAAGGAAGCCCTGATCCGCAGCGGCGTGTCCTACGGGGAACTCCTGACCCCCGAACGCGCACCCAGCGCCGCGCAGACCGCCGCGTACCACGGCGCACTGCGCCGCAACGGCCCGCGCGTGGGCCAGCTGCTGGCCGCGCTGACTGCCGGGACGCTGCGCGAGTACCCGCAACCCGTGCTGGTCTCACTGGCCCGCGCCGGAACGCCCGTCGGGTGCGCCATGCGCCGCCTCGCGCGCCGCTGGGGCCGGGACCTGCCGCACCACACCCTCAGCATCATCCGGGGCGAGGGCATCGACCGGGCCGCGCTGGCCGAGGTGCAGGCCGCGCACCCGAACGCGCAACTGATCTTCGTGGACGGCTGGACCGGAAAGGGCAGCATCCACGACACCCTCAGCGCCAGCCTGCCTGCCAGCGTGCCCGCCCGCCTCGCCGTGCTGAGCGACCCGGCCGGCGTGGCCCTGCACGCCGCCACGCACGACGACCTGCTGCTCCCGCACGCCGCGCTGAACGCCACCGTCTGCGGCCTGCTGAGCCGCACCTTCGTCACCGGACCCGGCCAGCGGCACGCCGCGCGCCGCGAGGACGACCTGACCGCACACGACCTGACCGGGCACTACCTGCAGGCCCTGCACGACCTGAGCCTCCCGTTCGGGCCGGACACGCCCCTGGTCAGCGGCCCGCGCCCGGCCGACCCGCAGGGCGCCGCGCTGGCCGCCGCCGCGCGCCTGGGCGTGCACGACCCGCACCGCGTGAAACCCGGCGTGGGCGAGGCCACCCGCGTGTTCCTGCGCCGCCGCCCCGCGCACCTGCTCGTCCGGGACGCTGATCACCCCGACACGCAGCACCTGCGCGAACTGGCCCTCGCGTCCGGCGTGCCCGTCACCACCCACCCCGACCTGCCGTACCTGGCGGTCGCCACCATCGCCGGAGGTGCTCCATGA
- a CDS encoding ATP-grasp domain-containing protein has translation MTSDRTTTPTARPRRVLFNKNFSVTAAQITALEGSGFEVWASHTDAGHGTLAAAPHTFLEPRGLIGDEYADWLRRACQERGIDALIPGKERELLARHAPAFAQSGTAVLAPASEDTQRLLERKDEFLRGWDASVLPIPRWTTFDSLSSFDAAWDALSESGVRLCVKPARGIYASGFRVLTPEPDLGSFLKGELYQMSHAAAREMFAAPGLPTMLLMHTLEGAERSVDCVAWQGRLIRAVVRRKGPDGQRIEDRPDLVRAAEQIAQAYGLSGIFNFQTKDQSRPGDPARVANMLEINARASGGLRYSMAAGVNFPLLLLRAWEGTLDWDALPPVQTGLNVAEDKVVRVVQPEVSPEVSQEEVAQAPA, from the coding sequence ATGACGAGTGACCGCACCACCACCCCGACCGCCCGGCCCCGCCGGGTGCTGTTCAACAAGAATTTCAGCGTGACGGCCGCGCAGATCACGGCCCTCGAAGGCAGCGGCTTCGAGGTCTGGGCCAGCCACACGGACGCCGGGCACGGCACGCTGGCCGCCGCGCCGCACACCTTCCTGGAACCGCGCGGCCTGATCGGCGACGAGTACGCCGACTGGCTGCGCCGCGCCTGCCAGGAGCGCGGTATCGACGCCCTGATTCCCGGCAAGGAACGCGAGTTGCTGGCCCGGCACGCCCCGGCCTTCGCGCAGTCGGGCACGGCGGTGCTGGCCCCGGCGTCCGAGGACACGCAGCGCCTGCTGGAACGCAAGGACGAGTTCCTGCGCGGCTGGGACGCGTCGGTGCTGCCGATTCCGCGCTGGACGACCTTCGATTCGCTCAGCAGTTTCGACGCCGCCTGGGACGCCCTGAGCGAGAGCGGCGTGCGCCTGTGCGTGAAACCCGCGCGTGGCATCTACGCCAGCGGCTTCCGGGTGCTGACGCCCGAACCGGACCTGGGGTCGTTCCTGAAGGGCGAACTGTACCAGATGAGCCACGCGGCCGCCCGCGAGATGTTCGCCGCGCCGGGCCTGCCCACCATGCTGCTGATGCACACCCTGGAGGGCGCCGAGCGCAGCGTGGACTGCGTGGCGTGGCAGGGCCGCCTGATCCGCGCCGTGGTGCGCCGCAAGGGCCCGGACGGTCAGCGGATCGAGGACCGCCCGGACCTCGTGCGGGCCGCCGAGCAGATCGCGCAGGCGTACGGCCTGAGCGGCATCTTCAACTTCCAGACCAAGGACCAGTCCCGGCCCGGCGATCCGGCGCGCGTGGCGAACATGCTGGAAATCAACGCCCGCGCGTCCGGCGGCCTGCGCTACAGCATGGCGGCCGGCGTGAACTTCCCGCTGCTGCTGCTGCGCGCCTGGGAGGGTACGCTCGACTGGGACGCCCTGCCGCCCGTGCAGACCGGCCTGAACGTCGCCGAGGATAAGGTCGTACGCGTCGTACAGCCGGAAGTGTCGCCGGAAGTGTCTCAGGAAGAAGTGGCGCAGGCACCGGCGTGA
- a CDS encoding phosphoribosyltransferase domain-containing protein: MTANPSAATDGTTRTSVTLPSGRLELHLERSALPLDDLLEFAVRRNPKRGFLFVSRVLGKHIPIRPQVAAGTHAALAAALPPLTEPHFIGLAETATALGEGVFRAWQAQQPVHSGGPVGTFQHTTRYLSGHPLLLRFDEPHSHAPAHLVYDPGVQARAARELVLIDDELSTGTTLENLAREWLALHPHVTRVVLVSLTDWCVRRGAVQAALGVPVDFVSLSSGTFEFTPDPAWTPAALPAVTGDGGDRSHLLPTRSARYGHPDALHLPADPADLLALADLTGPGGPVLVLGTGEYQFPAFALARALEQAGLDVRWSATTRSPVLPGLAIRHALTFTDNVGDGIPNYLYNVAPQEYARILVTFEGDCQPDPALLSALGPHARAVRLT, encoded by the coding sequence GTGACCGCCAATCCATCCGCCGCGACCGACGGGACGACCCGGACGTCCGTGACGCTGCCCAGCGGGCGGCTGGAGCTGCACCTGGAGCGCTCGGCCCTGCCGCTGGACGACCTGCTGGAGTTCGCGGTGCGCCGCAACCCGAAACGCGGCTTTCTGTTCGTGAGCCGCGTGCTGGGCAAGCACATTCCCATCCGGCCGCAGGTGGCGGCGGGCACGCACGCGGCGCTCGCGGCGGCCCTGCCGCCCCTGACAGAGCCGCACTTCATCGGACTGGCGGAAACGGCGACCGCGCTGGGCGAGGGCGTGTTCCGCGCGTGGCAGGCGCAGCAGCCCGTGCACTCGGGCGGCCCGGTGGGTACCTTCCAGCACACCACCCGTTACCTGAGCGGGCACCCGCTGCTGCTGCGCTTCGACGAACCGCACTCTCACGCGCCCGCGCACCTGGTCTACGATCCGGGCGTGCAGGCCCGCGCCGCGCGGGAACTGGTGCTGATCGACGATGAACTCTCGACCGGCACGACCCTGGAGAACCTGGCGCGCGAGTGGCTGGCGCTGCACCCGCACGTGACGCGGGTGGTGCTGGTCAGCCTGACCGACTGGTGCGTGCGCCGGGGGGCCGTGCAGGCCGCGCTGGGCGTTCCGGTGGACTTCGTGAGCCTGTCGAGCGGCACCTTCGAATTCACGCCGGACCCCGCCTGGACGCCCGCCGCGCTGCCCGCCGTGACCGGTGACGGCGGCGACCGCAGCCACCTGCTACCCACCCGCAGCGCCCGCTACGGCCACCCGGACGCTCTGCACCTGCCGGCCGACCCGGCGGACCTGCTGGCCCTGGCCGACCTGACCGGCCCGGGCGGCCCCGTGCTGGTCCTGGGAACGGGCGAGTACCAGTTCCCGGCGTTCGCCCTGGCCCGCGCGCTGGAGCAGGCGGGCCTGGACGTGCGCTGGAGCGCCACGACCCGCAGTCCGGTCCTGCCGGGCCTCGCCATCCGCCACGCGCTGACCTTCACGGACAACGTCGGGGACGGCATTCCCAACTACCTGTACAACGTGGCCCCGCAGGAGTACGCCCGCATTCTCGTGACCTTCGAGGGCGACTGCCAGCCCGACCCGGCCCTGCTGAGCGCCCTGGGACCGCACGCCCGCGCCGTGAGGCTCACGTGA
- a CDS encoding CaiB/BaiF CoA transferase family protein: MTQPDAPHSPPSGQPVNPPSGPAQARPGPLDGLRVVEMGSLLAGPFVGQLLGDFGAEVVKVEPPGVGDPMRAWGRHKPQGHSLWFPVIARNKKSVTLNLRQQAGQALARELIAGADVLVENFRPGTLERWGLGPDDLHALNPRLVIVRVSGYGQTGPYRGRAGFGSIGEAVGGLRALSGEPGQPPVRVGISIGDMLAGTLGALGAMMALFGRLTSGQGQVVDISLYEAVLTYMESMIPEYALTGQTRERSGSVLPGIAPSNIYPALDGNGQPGEWVVIGANGDNVFRRLAAAMGEPALADDPDYATHEARGRNMTAIDERIAAWTVSLPATEVVARLEEAGVPASRMYSARDMMNDPHFAARGNIVTLPHPVLGDFPMQGVVPRLTATPGSVRTLGPELGQHNAEIYGERLGRSAEALAQLAADGVI; this comes from the coding sequence ATGACCCAGCCAGACGCACCCCACAGCCCACCCTCCGGTCAACCGGTCAATCCACCCTCCGGGCCTGCCCAGGCGCGGCCCGGCCCGCTGGACGGTCTGCGCGTCGTCGAGATGGGTTCGCTGCTGGCCGGACCGTTCGTCGGGCAACTGCTGGGCGATTTCGGCGCGGAGGTCGTGAAGGTCGAGCCGCCCGGCGTGGGCGACCCCATGCGCGCCTGGGGGCGGCACAAACCGCAGGGGCATAGCCTGTGGTTCCCGGTGATCGCCCGCAACAAGAAAAGCGTGACCCTGAACCTGCGCCAGCAGGCCGGTCAGGCACTGGCCCGCGAACTGATCGCGGGGGCGGACGTGCTGGTCGAGAACTTCCGGCCCGGCACGCTGGAACGCTGGGGCCTGGGCCCGGACGACCTGCACGCCCTGAACCCCCGGTTGGTGATCGTGCGCGTCAGCGGGTACGGGCAGACCGGACCGTACCGGGGCCGCGCGGGCTTCGGCAGCATCGGCGAGGCTGTGGGTGGCCTGCGCGCCCTGTCGGGCGAGCCGGGGCAGCCGCCGGTGCGGGTGGGCATCAGCATCGGGGACATGCTGGCGGGCACGCTGGGCGCGCTGGGCGCCATGATGGCCCTGTTCGGCCGCCTGACCAGCGGGCAGGGACAGGTCGTGGACATCAGTCTGTACGAGGCGGTCCTGACCTACATGGAAAGCATGATTCCCGAGTACGCCCTGACCGGCCAGACCCGCGAACGCAGCGGCAGCGTGCTGCCCGGCATCGCGCCCAGCAACATCTACCCCGCGCTGGACGGGAACGGCCAGCCCGGCGAGTGGGTGGTGATCGGCGCGAACGGCGACAACGTGTTCCGCCGCCTGGCCGCCGCGATGGGTGAACCCGCCCTGGCCGACGACCCGGACTACGCCACGCACGAGGCGCGCGGCCGCAACATGACTGCCATCGACGAACGCATCGCCGCGTGGACGGTCTCGCTGCCCGCCACCGAGGTCGTCGCGCGGCTGGAAGAGGCGGGCGTGCCCGCCAGCCGTATGTACTCGGCGCGCGACATGATGAACGACCCGCACTTCGCGGCGCGCGGGAACATCGTGACCCTGCCGCACCCGGTCCTGGGCGACTTTCCCATGCAGGGCGTCGTGCCGCGCCTGACCGCCACGCCCGGCAGCGTCCGCACGCTGGGCCCGGAACTCGGTCAGCACAACGCCGAGATCTACGGCGAACGCCTGGGCCGCAGCGCCGAGGCCCTCGCGCAGCTCGCCGCGGACGGCGTGATCTGA
- a CDS encoding HAD family hydrolase, whose product MTAAPWQSGGTVAFADLDDTLFQTLRKLPGTDPATLTPMTVNTLGQPHSHATPAQTALLELLEGGHVTLIPVTGRDAQAMRRVTLPFRSWQVMDHGLTILTPDGQPDAEWAAQVTAHLHPLQDALHAGTDAITAPAARLGARLTRHAAHGLPFMTVLKHPDADPQVLADLQDRWDAAHGPDSPLRVIANANNVSLLPRHLGKAAAVRYLLDTHLRGAALTLGLGDSVSDLDFMNECDFAVTPRRGQLMRTLRGLTLPQR is encoded by the coding sequence GTGACCGCCGCCCCCTGGCAGAGCGGCGGGACCGTCGCGTTCGCGGACCTGGACGACACGCTGTTCCAGACGCTCCGCAAACTGCCCGGCACGGACCCCGCCACGCTGACGCCCATGACCGTGAACACCCTCGGGCAGCCGCACTCTCACGCGACGCCCGCCCAGACGGCGCTGCTGGAGTTGCTGGAGGGCGGGCACGTCACCCTGATCCCGGTCACGGGGCGCGACGCGCAGGCCATGCGGCGCGTCACGCTGCCGTTCCGGTCGTGGCAGGTCATGGATCACGGCCTGACCATCCTGACCCCGGACGGGCAACCGGACGCCGAGTGGGCCGCGCAGGTCACGGCGCACCTGCATCCCCTTCAGGACGCCCTGCACGCCGGCACTGACGCTATTACCGCGCCCGCCGCGCGGCTGGGCGCCCGCCTGACCCGCCACGCCGCGCACGGCCTGCCGTTCATGACGGTCCTGAAACACCCGGACGCCGACCCGCAGGTCCTGGCCGACCTTCAGGACCGCTGGGACGCCGCGCACGGCCCGGACTCGCCGCTGCGGGTCATCGCCAACGCGAACAACGTCAGCCTGCTGCCCCGCCACCTGGGCAAGGCGGCCGCCGTGCGCTACCTGCTGGACACGCACCTGCGCGGCGCGGCCCTCACGCTGGGACTGGGCGACTCGGTCAGCGACCTGGACTTCATGAACGAGTGCGATTTCGCCGTGACCCCCCGGCGCGGCCAGCTGATGCGCACCCTGCGCGGCCTCACCCTGCCGCAACGCTGA
- a CDS encoding HpcH/HpaI aldolase/citrate lyase family protein has product MTLPDLPSLPDLSSLPDLPAPFDPWTLGASLYTPATRPDLVELGSGRWPDLTSLIYCTEDAVREDDLPLALANLRAALPQLGERGPLRLIRVRNPAVLREVLGMDLRAVTGFVLPKIHAGNLAAYLNELGAPEHAHLRVFPTLETREALSETNMTALRDLILTRGWQDRVGGLRIGGNDLMHALGVRRTPGRTVFEGPLQRVISMLIGVFKPAGFALSSPVYEVFSDPATLARELQQDLEYGLCGKTIIHPAQIAAVLGAYAVHPHDLQEAHAILAPDAPAVFSMNGRMCEPATHTRWAADILARAGRYGVLPEQQSEALHF; this is encoded by the coding sequence ATGACCCTGCCCGACCTGCCCAGCCTCCCTGATCTGTCCAGCCTCCCTGATCTGCCCGCCCCGTTCGACCCGTGGACGCTGGGCGCCAGCCTGTACACGCCCGCCACCCGCCCCGACCTGGTCGAACTCGGCAGTGGCCGCTGGCCGGACCTGACCAGCCTGATCTACTGCACCGAGGACGCCGTGCGCGAGGACGACCTGCCCCTGGCCCTCGCGAACCTGCGCGCCGCGCTGCCGCAACTGGGTGAGCGCGGCCCGCTGCGCCTGATCCGCGTGCGCAACCCCGCCGTGCTGCGCGAGGTCCTGGGCATGGACCTGCGCGCCGTGACCGGGTTCGTGCTGCCCAAGATTCACGCCGGGAATCTCGCCGCCTACCTGAACGAACTCGGCGCGCCCGAACACGCGCACCTGCGGGTCTTCCCGACCCTGGAAACCCGCGAGGCGCTCAGCGAGACCAACATGACCGCCCTGCGCGACCTGATCCTCACGCGCGGCTGGCAGGACCGCGTGGGCGGCCTGCGCATCGGCGGGAACGACCTGATGCACGCCCTCGGCGTTCGCCGCACGCCCGGCCGCACCGTGTTCGAGGGACCGCTGCAACGCGTGATCAGCATGCTGATCGGCGTGTTCAAACCCGCCGGGTTCGCGCTGTCCAGCCCCGTGTACGAGGTCTTCAGCGACCCCGCCACCCTGGCCCGCGAACTGCAACAGGACCTCGAGTACGGCCTGTGCGGCAAGACCATCATCCACCCGGCGCAGATCGCGGCGGTCCTCGGCGCGTACGCCGTTCACCCGCACGACCTGCAGGAAGCCCACGCCATCCTGGCCCCGGACGCCCCGGCCGTGTTCAGCATGAACGGCCGCATGTGCGAACCCGCCACGCACACCCGCTGGGCCGCCGACATCCTGGCCCGCGCCGGGCGCTACGGCGTGCTGCCCGAACAGCAGAGCGAGGCGCTGCACTTCTGA
- a CDS encoding FadR/GntR family transcriptional regulator: MRRIEPVPVHQLVVNEILRGISVGELAAGDALPSERQLAADLGVSRVTVREALDVLTRQGYLVKRRGNGGTCMVQPSPQLSPELRAHVQGRWQALSEVLEFRAAVEGEVAALAAARRTDHDLLALEDVQARLGGVTGSGAFRRLDSDFHGLLAAATRNEMLIDAVERARSAFFLEMDMRLPESQFQTYIARTTQAHREVLDAVRDGHGERARTLMRAHILQTARDSEDSVFGTGG, encoded by the coding sequence ATGCGACGTATTGAACCTGTGCCCGTGCATCAGCTGGTCGTGAACGAGATCCTGCGCGGCATCTCGGTCGGGGAACTGGCCGCCGGGGACGCCCTGCCCTCGGAACGTCAACTCGCGGCGGACCTGGGCGTGTCGCGCGTGACGGTGCGCGAGGCGCTGGACGTCCTGACCCGCCAGGGGTACCTCGTGAAACGGCGCGGCAACGGCGGCACCTGCATGGTGCAGCCCTCACCGCAACTGTCCCCGGAACTGCGCGCGCACGTGCAGGGCCGCTGGCAGGCGCTCAGCGAGGTGCTGGAATTCCGCGCGGCCGTCGAGGGCGAGGTGGCCGCGCTGGCCGCCGCGCGCCGCACCGACCACGACCTGCTGGCCCTGGAGGACGTGCAGGCCCGCCTGGGCGGCGTGACCGGCTCGGGCGCCTTCCGCCGCCTGGACTCTGACTTTCACGGCCTGCTGGCCGCCGCCACCCGCAACGAGATGCTGATCGACGCGGTGGAACGCGCCCGCTCCGCGTTCTTCCTGGAGATGGACATGCGCCTGCCGGAATCCCAGTTCCAGACGTACATCGCCCGGACCACCCAGGCGCACCGCGAGGTGCTCGACGCCGTGCGTGACGGCCACGGCGAACGCGCCCGCACCCTGATGCGCGCCCACATCCTCCAGACCGCGCGCGACAGCGAGGACAGCGTGTTCGGAACCGGCGGCTGA
- a CDS encoding HD domain-containing phosphohydrolase: MDTGFAQTLPGAAYLNFCILTTAALLIGLTVPLGTRWPAKALRAALYALTSGALFLFTFPAGPNLFVDLRLVPLAVAAYRLGPGWALLAALPVTLYRISLGGPALPGTLMHLALVLLMVTLLRHHDTAPRLPLRENLRRALLIFGLPALTIFPTFMNVGRDPLDAAWPYLMVVTLSAAGFSLWLAVARLMSGAFERSAQTGGAGTLDLLTGLPNRVAFERDHLPRRPGWADQYLLLLDLDRFKDLNDQRGHESGDGVLQALARVLSAHLPCDGSGNAGVQGRAYRLGGEEFALLFEAPDRLSAQHFADRLRRSVPVQTADLLGLPDLKVTVSGGLVEDGPGALNTADRLMFTAKTLGRNRVLDPWQAPPATSRAPLNQTSPAVSTLRALLQFIAGNDDPGAEPDLQDLLNAAIACVPGAEAGTITLRAAGESVVQVQSGYDDSLIGTRHSVLQMQQWHGNPDGWRAGRARLLRGQALRDRSRDTHDPNSDTQRTLETAGKQGQLQANLLIPVKVQGDIYAELNLDSLSDEHAFDHESLLIAEEFGLWAAAILSASSRVKQALSSQDAALLTLGIALEARDMETQGHTRRVVELSARLGEALGLNASALHTLRQGAALHDLGKLLIPDSILLKPGALTPDEWTTMKTHAALGADLAAQLSDLTPAVLDVIRSHHERWDGRGYPHGLAGEDIPLLARIFSVCDVFDALTSERPYKAAWSVQDALNEIQAQSGRQFDPQVVAAFTAQHAACPAPPTPAELPESGYAHPPHLN; this comes from the coding sequence ATGGACACCGGATTCGCTCAGACCCTTCCGGGCGCCGCCTACCTGAATTTCTGCATCCTGACGACCGCCGCGCTGCTGATCGGGCTGACCGTGCCGCTCGGCACCCGCTGGCCCGCCAAGGCCCTGCGGGCCGCGCTGTACGCCCTGACCAGCGGGGCGCTGTTCCTGTTCACCTTCCCGGCCGGACCGAACCTGTTCGTGGACCTGCGACTGGTGCCGCTGGCCGTCGCCGCCTACCGCCTGGGGCCAGGGTGGGCGCTGCTGGCGGCGCTGCCGGTCACGCTGTACCGCATCTCGCTGGGCGGCCCGGCGCTGCCCGGCACGCTGATGCACCTGGCGCTGGTCCTGCTGATGGTGACCCTGCTGCGCCACCACGACACCGCGCCGCGCCTGCCGCTGCGGGAGAACCTGCGCCGCGCGCTGCTGATCTTCGGGCTGCCCGCCCTGACCATCTTCCCGACGTTCATGAACGTGGGCCGCGACCCGCTGGACGCCGCGTGGCCGTACCTGATGGTCGTCACGCTCAGCGCCGCCGGGTTCAGCCTGTGGCTGGCCGTGGCGCGCCTCATGAGCGGCGCGTTCGAACGGTCCGCGCAGACCGGCGGGGCCGGCACGCTGGACCTGCTGACCGGGCTGCCCAACCGCGTGGCGTTCGAACGTGACCACCTGCCCCGGCGGCCCGGCTGGGCCGACCAGTACCTGCTGCTGCTGGACCTCGACCGGTTCAAGGACCTGAACGATCAGCGCGGGCACGAGTCCGGCGACGGAGTCCTGCAGGCCCTGGCGCGCGTGCTGAGCGCGCACCTGCCCTGCGACGGCAGCGGGAACGCCGGCGTGCAGGGCCGCGCGTACCGGCTGGGCGGCGAGGAGTTCGCGCTGCTGTTCGAGGCGCCCGACCGCCTGAGTGCGCAGCACTTCGCGGACCGCCTGCGCCGCTCGGTGCCGGTGCAGACCGCCGACCTGCTGGGCCTGCCGGACCTGAAGGTCACGGTGTCCGGCGGGCTGGTCGAGGACGGTCCGGGCGCGCTGAACACCGCCGACCGCCTGATGTTCACCGCCAAGACGCTGGGCCGCAACCGCGTCCTGGACCCCTGGCAGGCGCCGCCCGCGACGTCCAGGGCGCCGCTGAACCAGACGTCCCCGGCAGTCAGTACCCTGCGGGCGCTGCTGCAGTTCATCGCCGGGAACGACGACCCCGGCGCGGAACCGGACCTTCAGGACCTGCTGAACGCCGCGATCGCCTGCGTGCCCGGCGCGGAAGCCGGGACGATCACGCTGCGCGCCGCGGGCGAGTCGGTCGTGCAGGTGCAGAGCGGGTACGACGACAGCCTGATCGGCACGCGGCACTCGGTCCTGCAGATGCAGCAGTGGCACGGCAACCCCGACGGGTGGCGTGCCGGACGCGCCCGCCTGCTGCGCGGCCAGGCCCTGCGTGACCGGTCACGGGACACGCACGACCCGAACTCCGACACGCAGCGCACCCTGGAAACCGCCGGGAAGCAGGGGCAGTTGCAGGCGAACCTGCTGATTCCCGTGAAGGTGCAGGGCGACATCTACGCCGAACTGAACCTCGACAGCCTCAGCGACGAGCACGCCTTCGATCACGAGTCCCTGCTGATCGCCGAGGAGTTCGGTCTGTGGGCCGCCGCGATCCTGTCGGCCAGCAGCCGCGTGAAACAGGCGCTGTCCTCGCAGGACGCCGCGCTGCTCACGCTGGGCATCGCGCTCGAGGCGCGCGACATGGAAACGCAGGGCCACACCCGCCGGGTCGTGGAACTGTCCGCGCGGCTGGGCGAGGCGCTGGGCCTGAACGCCAGCGCCCTGCACACCCTGCGGCAGGGCGCGGCGCTGCACGACCTGGGCAAACTGCTGATCCCGGACAGCATTCTGCTGAAGCCCGGCGCGCTGACCCCGGACGAGTGGACCACCATGAAAACCCACGCGGCGCTCGGCGCGGACCTCGCCGCGCAACTGAGCGACCTGACGCCCGCCGTGCTGGACGTGATCCGCTCGCACCACGAACGCTGGGACGGGCGCGGCTACCCGCACGGCCTGGCAGGCGAGGACATCCCGCTGCTGGCCCGTATCTTCAGCGTGTGCGACGTGTTCGACGCCCTGACCAGCGAACGCCCGTACAAGGCCGCCTGGAGCGTGCAGGACGCCCTGAACGAGATTCAGGCGCAGTCGGGACGGCAGTTCGATCCGCAGGTCGTGGCGGCCTTCACCGCGCAGCACGCCGCGTGCCCCGCGCCTCCCACCCCCGCCGAACTGCCCGAGTCGGGGTACGCCCACCCACCGCACCTGAACTGA
- a CDS encoding hydroxymethylglutaryl-CoA lyase — MTGSSAFHPGRPDAMTPDHVTIVEVGPRDGLQNEPTHLSPAVRAELVARLAAAGVPEIEAVSFVHPQRVPQMAGAEDVIAAASAPGAATAGGATAGGATAGGTILMGLVLNERGFERAVASGLRHVRYAFPVSEAFAARNQNQTVAQATALAATLTARARAEGVGIGIVLATSFGCPFDGRIPPAAVLRVAEAVAQAAPDELVFADSIGVGNPRAVRDLLRGARTFAAPGTRLGMHFHNTRNTGYANAAAAVEHGAQSLDSSVGGLGGCPFAPRATGNVATEDLGYLLREMGVHTGLDLGALTRTGAWLAAQLGHDLPGMLAQAGDFPA, encoded by the coding sequence ATGACCGGTTCCAGCGCGTTCCATCCCGGCCGCCCGGATGCCATGACCCCGGATCACGTCACGATCGTGGAGGTCGGCCCGCGCGACGGCCTCCAGAACGAGCCCACGCACCTGAGCCCAGCCGTGCGCGCCGAACTGGTCGCCCGGCTGGCGGCGGCGGGTGTACCGGAAATCGAGGCCGTGAGTTTCGTGCACCCGCAGCGCGTGCCGCAGATGGCGGGCGCGGAGGACGTGATCGCCGCCGCCTCTGCGCCCGGCGCTGCGACAGCGGGGGGGGCGACAGCGGGGGGGGCGACAGCGGGCGGGACGATCCTGATGGGTCTCGTCCTGAACGAACGTGGGTTCGAGCGGGCAGTCGCGTCGGGCCTGCGGCACGTCCGCTACGCCTTCCCGGTCAGCGAGGCGTTCGCGGCGCGCAACCAGAACCAGACGGTCGCGCAGGCCACCGCCCTGGCCGCCACGCTGACCGCCCGCGCCCGCGCCGAGGGTGTCGGGATCGGGATCGTGCTGGCCACCAGCTTCGGCTGCCCCTTCGACGGGCGCATCCCACCTGCCGCCGTGCTGCGCGTGGCCGAGGCGGTCGCGCAGGCCGCCCCGGACGAACTGGTGTTCGCGGACTCCATCGGCGTGGGCAACCCGCGCGCCGTGCGGGACCTGCTGCGCGGCGCGCGCACCTTCGCTGCGCCCGGCACCCGCCTGGGCATGCACTTTCACAACACCCGCAACACCGGGTACGCGAACGCCGCAGCGGCCGTCGAGCACGGCGCGCAGTCCCTGGATAGCAGCGTGGGCGGCCTGGGCGGCTGCCCGTTCGCGCCGCGCGCCACCGGCAACGTCGCCACCGAGGACCTGGGCTACCTGCTGCGCGAGATGGGCGTGCACACTGGCCTGGACCTGGGCGCCCTGACCCGGACCGGCGCGTGGCTGGCCGCGCAGCTCGGGCATGACCTGCCGGGCATGCTGGCCCAGGCGGGGGATTTCCCGGCGTAA